One genomic segment of Panicum virgatum strain AP13 chromosome 2N, P.virgatum_v5, whole genome shotgun sequence includes these proteins:
- the LOC120662734 gene encoding translation initiation factor IF-2-like has protein sequence MWCSCVSPTAMLHNNVVPGSGGIKGGGSATPCAEASASPVVEAAAASTPPPPQRQHQRAQRNVGPSSSSSASQSFTQWRLPVHHPPQASSSASASASGAGSRDALLSAEEKFAAGEVVAALRAVEREMEAAARPVPAGVVAGVVAAVREPATARLAAKVLLVVLLEEGNMETAVEAGAASAAVEAVAASGPAGATAERALRRPRAPPRREEGEAGVRGTRAAPRNRPRAPTRWPWRGGLRRRPSHLPLPDSEVRRAGGRGPSSPPRARRAGAPLRRLRAPPPAAPCPAAGHAPPWPLNMPRLAPPWPRCRGRAAVRTEGRQTRSQRGAAVAGPGDGGRGEGAANG, from the coding sequence ATGTGGTGCTCCTGTGTCAGCCCGACGGCGATGCTGCACAACAATGTGGTGCCGGGGAGCGGCGGCATCAAGGGCGGCGGCTCGGCCACGCCCTGCGCCGAGGCGTCCGCGTCGCccgtggtggaggcggcggcggcgtcgacgccaccgccgccgcagcggcagcACCAGCGGGCGCAGAGGAACGTCGggccgtcgtcctcctcgtccgcgTCGCAGAGCTTCACGCAGTGGAGGCTGCCGGTGCACCACCCGCCGCAGGCATCATCGTCCgcctcggcgtcggcgagcgGGGCAGGCTCCAGGGACGCGCTGCTGAGCGCGGAGGAGAAGTTCGCGGCgggggaggtggtggcggcgctgcgggcggtcgagagggagatggaggcggcggcgaggccggttcCGGCGGGGGTCGTGGCCGGGGTGGTAGCCGCGGTGCGGGAGCCGGCGACCGCGAGGCTGGCCGCGAAGGTGCTCCTCGTCGTGCTGCTGGAGGAGGGGAACATGGAGAccgcggtggaggccggcgcggcgtcggcggctgtggaggcggtggcggcgtccggGCCGGCGGGCGCCACGGCGGAGCGCGCTCTccggcggcctcgagctcctCCGCGCCGGGAAGAGGGCGAGGCCGGGGTCCGCGGCACTAGGGCGGCACCGCGgaaccgcccgcgcgcgcccacgcggtggccatggcggggcgGGCTCCGCCGGCGGCCCTCCCACCTCCCTCTCCCGGATTCGGAGGTCCGCCGCGCCGGTGGCAGGGGCCCCTCCTCTCCACCTCGAGCGCGCAGGGCAGGGGCCCCTCTCCGGCGgcttcgagctccgccgccggccgcgccctgccccgccgccggtcaTGCCCCGCCGTGGCCCCTCAACATGCCCCGCCTTGCCCCGCCGTGGCCTCGGTGTCGTGGACGGGCGGCGGTGCGGACGGAGGGGCGGCAGACGCGCTCTCAGCGGGGTGCCGCCGTCGCGGGTCCGGGGGACGGGGGGCGCGGGGAGGGCGCGGCGAATGGATAG
- the LOC120661092 gene encoding heat shock 70 kDa protein, mitochondrial-like: MAFGALVASRLARSGRTLASAVAQAPAAQRTAPPLLSRLGAVARALSTKPAAADVIGIDLGTTNSCVSVMEGKTPRVIENAEGARTTPSIVAKNQNGDLLIGITASRQAVTNAQNTIRGSKRLIGRTFDDPQTQKEMKMVPYKIVRAPNGDAWVEMGGQKYSPSQIGAFVLTKMKETAEAYLGKTVSKAVITVPAYFNDAQRQATKDAGRIAGLEVMRIINEPTAAALSYGMNNKEGLIAVFDLGGGTFDVSILEISNGVFEVKATNGDTFLGGEDFDGALLEYLVAEFKKSDNIDLSKDKLALQRLREAAEKAKVELSSTMQTEINLPFITADASGAKHFNITLTRSKFESLVGNLIERTRIPCVNCLKDAGISANEIDEVLLVGGMTRVPKVQEVVSQIFNKPPSKGVNPDEAVAMGAAIQGGILRGDVKELLLLDVTPLSLGIETLGGIFTRLINRNTTIPTKKSQVFSTAADNQTQVGIKVLQGEREMATDNKLLGEFQLEGIPPAPRGMPQIEVTFDIDANGIVKVSAKDKSTGKEQEITIKSSGGLSEGDIEKMVREAELHAQKDQEKKALIDLKNSADTTIYSIEKSVSEYKDKVPAEVTKEIESAVSDLRAAMAEDDLDKIKQKLEAANKAVSKIGEHMQQGGGGGTGSGGSSSGGDQTPEAEYQDAKEAKM; this comes from the exons ATGGCCTTTGGAGCTCTCGTCGCCTCGAGGCTGGCCAGGTCCGGCCGCACCCTCGCCTCCGCCGTTGCCCAG GCTCCCGCGGCACAGCGAACGGCGCCTCCTCTGCTCTCCAGGCTCGGAGCTGTAGCTCGTGCTCTCAG CACaaagccggcggcggcagatgTCATCGGGATCGATCTGGGCACAACGAATTCCTGCGTCTCCGTCATGGAGGGAAAG ACACCACGGGTGATTGAAAATGCAGAAGGCGCGAGGACAACGCCGTCCATTGTCGCCAAGAATCAGAATGGTGATCTGCTTATCGGTATCACTGCGAGCCGGCAAGCGGTGACCAACGCCCAGAACACAATCCGTGGGTCGAAGCGTCTGATTGGTAGGACTTTTGATGACCCACAGACCCAGAAGGAGATGAAGATGGTGCCTTACAAGATTGTGAGGGCACCGAACGGTGATGCCTGGGTGGAGATGGGTGGCCAGAAGTACTCCCCAAGCCAGATCGGTGCATTTGTTCTCACCAAGATGAAGGAAACTGCAGAGGCTTACCTTGGCAAGACAGTCTCCAAGGCTGTTATTACCGTCCCAGCTTATTTCAATGATGCTCAGCGTCAGGCTACCAAGGATGCTGGTAGGATTGCTGGACTGGAGGTGATGAGGATTATCAACGAGCCCACTGCTGCAGCTCTGTCATATGGAATGAACAACAAGGAGGGCCTTATTGCTGTATTTGACCTGGGTGGTGGCACATTTGATGTTTCAATCCTTGAGATATCAAATGGAGTTTTTGAG GTCAAGGCAACCAATGGTGATACTTTCCTTGGTGGTGAGGATTTTGATGGTGCGCTGCTTGAGTATCTTGTTGCCGAGTTCAAGAAGTCTGACAACATTGATCTGAGCAAGGACAAGTTAGCGCTGCAAAGGCTCAGGGAAGCTGCTGAGAAGGCCAAGGTCGAGCTTTCCTCCACTATGCAGACTGAAATCAACCTCCCCTTTATCACTGCTGATGCCTCCGGAGCGAAGCACTTCAACATTACCTTGACCAGATCGAAGTTTGAGTCACTTGTGGGCAACCTCATCGAGAGGACTCGGATCCCTTGTGTGAACTGCCTCAAGGATGCTGGCATCTCTGCAAATGAGATTGATGAGGTTCTACTCGTTGGTGGTATGACAAGGGTGCCAAAGGTCCAGGAGGTTGTTTCTCAGATATTCAACAAGCCACCAAGCAAGGGTGTCAATCCAGATGAGGCTGTTGCCATGGGTGCTGCTATTCAGGGTGGCATCTTGAGGGGCGATGTGAAGGAGCTCCTGTTGCTGGATGTCACACCCCTCTCCCTCGGAATTGAGACTCTTGGTGGCATCTTCACCAGGCTGATTAACCGGAACACCACAATTCCAACCAAGAAGAGCCAGGTCTTCTCCACCGCTGCAGATAACCAGACACAGGTTGGAATCAAGGTGCTTCAGGGTGAGAGGGAGATGGCTACTGATAACAAACTTCTTGGTGAATTCCAGCTCGAAGGCATTCCACCAGCTCCAAGAGGCATGCCCCAGATTGAGGTCACCTTCGATATTGATGCCAATGGCATCGTGAAGGTGTCAGCGAAGGACAAATCCACCGGCAAAGAACAAGAAATTACCATCAAGTCTTCTGGCGGTTTGTCGGAGGGTGATATTGAGAAGATGGTGAGGGAGGCTGAGCTGCATGCTCAAAAGGACCAGGAAAAGAAGGCCCTGATTGATCTCAAGAACTCTGCAGATACCACAATCTACAGCATCGAGAAGAGCGTCAGTGAGTACAAGGACAAGGTCCCTGCTGAAGTCACCAAGGAGATCGAGTCTGCCGTCTCTGATCTGAGGGCAGCTATGGCTGAGGACGATCTGGACAAGATCAAGCAGAAACTTGAAGCCGCAAACAAGGCAGTGTCGAAGATTGGAGAGCACATGCAgcaaggtggcggcggcggcacaggcagcggcggcagcagtaGCGGTGGAGACCAGACTCCTGAAGCTGAGTACCAGGACGCCAAGGAAGCCAAGATGTAG